The nucleotide sequence CATGTTTAACATAGCGATCACGTCCTGGATCGGAATCACAGGATTCTTCGTAAAATAGCTGGAACCAAGGACACCAAGCTCTTCACCGCCAAATGCAATGAAAAGCATGTTTCGTTGAAGTTGCTCCTTACGCTTGCCAAAGAACCGCGCGAGTTCAAGCAAACCGGCAACACCGGAGGCGTTGTCATCTGCGCCATTGTGAACGACGTCCCATTTCGGCGAAAGGGAACCTTCTGTGCCGGTGCCCAGGTGATCATAGTGGGCGCCGATGATCAGAGTTTCCTTTGTTGGAGTTTTTGCGGGCAACCATCCCAGGACATTGTCCGATTTCGATTTCTCGCGCAGCAGGGTTGTTGTTAACGATATTTGAACGCCGGGCAGATCAAAGCTCGTGAGGGAATGAGGATCCGTTTTTTCCGGAACCTTTACTCCGGCCGCTTCTATCCATTCCAGAAATAGGCTTCTTTTAATGCTGAGAACCGGAATCCCGGAAGTGCCGAAAGTCGCATCGCGGCGCAATTTTAGAAGCTCATCGTCCTTTTCAGATTCCGCAACGGCCAAAAGCGCCACGGCGCCCAGATCGCGGGCAATCATCGCTTTGTAACGGAGCGGATAAAATTGCGAGTACGCGCTCTTCGGATCACCCCCTTCGGGACCAAATCTGTAGCACAAAACAATTTTGCCTTTTACGTCGATCCGTTCGTAGTCGTCATACTTGAGATCGGGAGCCCGGATTCCATAACCACCAAAGATCACGGGAGCGCCGGCGAGTTCGCCATCATCGGAAAATCCAACAGGAAGGAAGTGGGAGCTCAGGACATAGGATTTCTTGTTCTTGACGGTTTTCATTTCTAAAGTATTCGTAGTGCCGAGTTTTATGCCTGATGTAAATTCAAACTGCTGATAAAAGGAATCAATTCCGGATGGTGTCTGCAGTTCCGCGTTTTGAAACTCAGCTGCTATGTATTCGGCGGATTTGCGGGCCTCGGGTGTTCCTGTCAATCGTCCCTTCATTTCATCCGAGGCAAGGAACTCCACATCCTTACGGATCTTTGATTCGTCAATTGGGGGAACACTTTCCGTCCAATCCGCTACAAAAACGTTTGTTTCTCCCGGCTTTTTTGCGTCTCGATTCGAAGCAAACACAAGCCGTTTTCCGTCTTGAGTGAACATAGGGAATGCATCGAATGCCGGATGAAAGGTCACTTGCTTCAGATTTTTTCCATCAATATCGATCAGGTACAGATCAAAATTTCTTTTTCCGGGATCGTTCACATTCGATGCAAAAATGATTCGCTTTCCGTCAGGATGAAAATACGGACAAAAATTCGCGGCGCCGTTTCGGGTTACCTGCTGCACACCGGTTCCGTCCGCATTCATCACAAAGATCTCAAGCTGCGATGGCTTAACAAGACGCGCCTAGAGAAGGTCCTTGTAGTCTTTTTGTTCCTGTTGATCACTCAGATGGCGCGCTCGCCACACGATTTTCTTTGAATCAGCGGAAAAGAAGGCGCCACCATCGTACCCGGGTGAATGAGTGAGTCTGCGAACATTTTTTCCATTGGAATCCATTGCATAAAGCTCAAGATCTCCATCCCGATCCGATGTAAAAACGATTTGTTTTCCATCCGGTGAAATCGTCGCTTCCGCATCGTAGCCGGGCGATGCGGACAGAACCTGAACATTTGTCCCGTCGCGATCCGCGGTGTAAATATCGTAGGGATACAGTCCCCATACATAGCCGCGACTACGATCCGGAGCAGCAGGGCAGGAGGGTGATTCCTGATGAGTGGATGAGTAGAGGATCCGCTTTTTGTCCGGATAAAAATATGCGCAGGTAGTGCGCCCCTTTCCGTTAGTGATTTTTCTGACGTCCGAGCCATCCGAGTTCATTCTGAAAATTTGATCGCACGGATAGCCGTCTCGCGTGGATTGAAAGATCAATTCGGTTCCATCTTCAGAGAAATATGCTTCAGCATTTTCACCGCCGAAGGTCAGTTGACGAATATTACTCAGATGTTCTTCGCGATCCGAATTGGATCCAATTTGAGCAAAGATACAAGCGAAAATCAAAAGTAGTTTCAGAAACATACCACTTATTGCATAGTGCAAAATGCATATTGCATATTGTTTTTTTGCAATTTTCAATATGCAATGTTCAATATCTTGTGTTCTAGTATAAGCACTCTATGATATGGGTCTGGTTTTCGTTTGCAATGGTCCTGATTTTGGAGGGTCTGTTCTCTTTTGTCCAGACGATTCGTTTTCGGCATTTTTTTCTTCGTGAAGTGTTCAATCCAACCGAACAAAATGCCACGCGTTGGCCGAAAGTGGCTTTGCTTGCGCCTTGCAGGGGAATGGATGTTGGTCTTCGCGAGAATATACACTCGTGGTTCGCGCTGGACTATCCGGATTTCAAAGTCTTCTTCATTGTGGATTCCGATCTGGATCCTGTCGTGCCCCTTCTTCAAGAGTTTGGTTCAGGCGAAATCTTGATTGCCGGCAAAGCAAACGAATCGGGGCAGAAGGTGCATAATTTGCAGTATGCGATTCAGCAGCTCCCGGCTGAATACGAAGTATTTGCTTTCATTGATTCGGATTGTTCCGTGAAAATTGATTGGCTTCGTACCCTTGTTTTGCGGCTTCTACTGCATCCGGATCATGCGGCAACGGGCTACAGATGGTTCACAAATAGCGGAAATTTCGGTTCCACTTTGCGCGCAGCCTGGAATTCCAGCGTACTGACTCTGTACAAAGAAAACAGCGCGCGAAATTTTGCATGGGGTGGCGCAACCGCGATTCTGAGGGAAACTTTTCAATCCGCGCGCGTATTCGATTTTTGGAAAGGTTCCCTGAGTGATGATTACAGTCTGACGCGGGCGATGCAGACCTCAAACAGAAGAGTAGAGTTTGTTCCGGGCGCTCTTGCATTTACGCATGATTCCATTCGGCTTCCGGAATTCCTTCGCTGGAGTTTTCGCCAGCTTTTGATCACTCGTATCTACTATCCCCGGCTTTGGGGAGCAGCCTTTCTCTTCCATTCTGTCTGGATTGCCTGGATCGTAACCGGTTTCTTTTTTCCAGGCTATTTTTGGCCAACTTTTTTTGCTCTGCAGTTGATCCAGTCGCTGAAAGCTGATCTTCGTTGCCGCTGCGTCGGGGCTGTGCAGAAACTTGCTCTCCATCAGCGAATTTATTTCTGGGTTATCGGTCCAGTGGTGGGATTGTGTAATTTTGGGCTACTTTTGTCGACCATTTTCACCCGTACAATCAGATGGAGAAATGTTGAGTACGTCCTTTTGGGCCAAAACCGGCTAATCATTCGTCATCGTTGAATTTTTCAGGCTCTATACTATAATCTTCACCTTGATTTTGAGTATTGTTAGGACGGAGGCACGTTGTCAAAAATGAGTGCAATTCTAGCAAAGATATCGTCAGCCCGGGAAAAAGTAATGGGCGCAATGGAAGATGTTCCAGATACCTTGATTGGATTTATTCTGTTTTTGGTGATTTTGACAGTTGTTGGCCTGGGCATTCTCATATTTATGGGCTATAAGATGACAACCTAAATGCAGCCGGACGTCGTTGCAGTTTTTCCTCTACCCAACGTTGTTTTTTTTCCGCAGACCAATCTTCCGCTTCACATTTTTGAGCCACGTTATTGTGAAATGGTAAAAGAAACCATTGAAAATCAGCAAATGATCGGGATGTTTCTGCTTCAACCGGGCTGGCAGGACGATTACTATGGAAATCCTCCCATCTTTTCCATTGGCTGCGCGGGAGAGCTCTCCTACGTTGAAAATCTTCCGGAAGGGAAATACAACATCGTTTTGCGGGGAATTACACGCATCAGAGCTTTGGAGACTGTGCAGGAAATTCCTTATCGCAAAGTTCGAGTTCATATTTTGCCGGATAAGGTCGAAGCAGGGGAAGCTGAGGTGAAGACCGTAAAGAAATCTTTGCTGAGGAACTTCGGAACTTTCGCAAAGCATATGCAAAATCTGGATGCCTCCTTGATTCAGGATTCTGATCTGATCGAGATGGTGAATTTGATTGCCAGCGTCCTTCCTCTGGATATTGAGGAAAAACGCCGTCTTTTGGAACTGGACGATGCCTATCTTCGGGCTATGGCCGTCGACGAACATCTGTCCGGTGCTGTAGCGGTCCTCAGACTTACGGCAAATTTCAGCCATCTTCGCCCCACCGACCCCAACATTAATTAATTCAGCGCAGAGACCGCAGAGAGCGCGGAGAAAAATCTGCTTTTTCTTTTCTCTGCGACCCCAGCGTCCTCTGCGGTGAAAAAAGAAATCGTTTTAACCCAAAAAACGTTACAATTAGAAACGATGGAACTTTTCTTGAAACCGTGTGTCTAAGGGTAAACGGAAGTGAACATGAGCCCATTTAGCAAGGCCGCGTCTCTACCGATTGCCGCATTCGAAGTGGATGAGGAAACCGCTGCTGCTCGAAGTCAGGCCGTATTTGTGAGTGAGCTTCAGGCGGGAGACGAGAAAGCTTTTGAGGTGCTTGTAGCCGAGTTCGAACGTCCGATCGTTCGGTTCCTTTACAGGTACCTTGGGAATCTGGAGGAAGCAAAAGAAGTCTGTCAGGATGTGTTCATCAAAGTTTTCCGGGGCTTGCCTCGCTTTCAGAATCATTGTTCGTTGAAAACATGGATTTATCGAATCACTTTGAACACCGTTTTGAATGAAAAGAGACGGTGGTATCAGCGGTTAAAGGATCGTTTCATGGGATTGGAAGGCATCTCTCAAACGAAGTTTGATTCCTTGCCTGATCCAGAAATGTCGCTAACCATGAGTGAGCGGTGCCGGCGCGTCAACCTGGCGCTACGCAAACTGCGTCCGGATCATCGTGCGATCCTTGTTCTGCGCGATCTGGAAGGGCTGAGCTATCAGGAAATTACTGCAGCTCTCGACTTGAACATCGGAACGGTCAAGTCCCGTCTCGCCCGCGCCAGACAGGAGATGAAAGATGCTGTCAAGGATTTATTCTAAACAAATCGGTTCGTGCGAGTGGATCCAGGATCGGTTTTCCGGATATGTGGATGGCATAATCGGCGAATCGGAAAGGCTGCAGGTGCACGAGCATCTCAAGTATTGTGATCTGTGCAGCGATGAGCTGGATCAATTCTGCAAAACGCTCTCTTTACTTGCGGATTTTCGCGAAGAATGCATGCCCGCGGCCATTCAAAACTACCGCTTACCGCGCTCCACTTTCGTAGAAATTTTTCCCAGTATCCGTAAAGAGAGACCTCCCCTTACACTGGATATGCTGTTTCCTTACGTCTGTGCCTTCATCCTTCTATTCGTGGTCCTCTCCACATGGGATATGAGGGAAAAGTACGATTTCCATCAGCGTTACAACGCTTCTAATTACGTAGAAGTTGTCGCCAAAATCTAGTTTGCGGTTGCGCATCTATTCCAAACCGGACTGTCATCTGTGCGAAGAAGCGAAACACGTTCTGGATAAGGTGGCAGCAGAATTTCACGCAACGGTGGAAGTGATTGACATTGAGCAGGACAAAGAAGCGTATGAGAAGTACAGTGACGAAATACCGGTGATTTTTGTTGACGATGTGAAGCTGTTCAAGTACAGAGTGGATGAAAAGAAGCTTCGGAAGGTCTTAAGCAAAGTAGCGCGGACGTCCCGTCTGCGCTAAATTCGCAGACGGGACGCCCGCGCTACACCTGCATTCGCTCCAGGTAATCCGATTTCACCAGGATTTCCCGGGGGCGACTGCCATCTGCGGGACCCACGATTCCTTCAGCCTGCATGCGGTCAATCATTCGAGCCGCGCGCCCGTAACCGAGCCGGAGACGGCGCTGCAAGTTTGATACTGATGCCTGGCCGGAAGTAATCACCACGCGAATCGCTTCGGAGTACAGTTCATCATGGAAATCATCTATTTCCACTTTTGCTTCCGGCTCTCTTAAGATTTCGTCATTGTAATGTGGCTTGCTCTGACGGAACCAGAACTTCGTCAATCTTTGAATTTCCCGCTCAGTTACGAACGCTCCGTGAATTCGCATAAGACGGGAGCTCATCGGAGCAATGAACAGCATATCCCCCATCCCGAGAAGCTGCTCGGCGCCTTTTGTATCGAGAATTGTTTTTGAATCATGCCCGGACGGCAGCCGGAAAGCGATGCGGCATGGGAAATTTGCTTTGATTACGCCGGTAATCACATCCACTGATGGTCTTTGCGTGGCTACGATTAAATGGATTCCAACAGCCCGCGCCATTTGAGCAAGCCGCTGAATGGATTCTTCCACTTCTGCTCCGCACGTGATCATGAGATCCGCAAGTTCATCCACAACAACGACAATGTAGTGCAGCGGTTTCAGTTGTTTTCTTTGTTCGTCTGTTAAATTTGCCTGGAGATTTTCATCCAGGAATATTTGATTGAACTGCGCAATATTTCGCACATTAAAACTTGCAAGGAGACGATAGCGTTCTTCCATTTCCAGGACCGCCCATTTCAAGGCGTTCGAAGCGAGCTTCGGTTCCACAACAACCGGAACGAGAAGATGAGGAATGTCTTCATACAAACTCAGCTCCAGCCGTTTCGGATCGATCAAAATCATCTTCACTTCATCAGGAGTCGCTTTATAGAGAATGCTGCACAACATTGCATTGATTGCGACGCTCTTTCCGGCATTTGTGGAGCCAGCGATCAACAGGTGCGGCATTTTCATCAAGTCCGATACGTACACTTCTCCGTGGATCATCTTACCGAGCCCGAGAGTAAGCGGGGAAGTGGTTTGCTGAAAGACTTGCGAACCGATGATTTCCCTCAAAAAGATTGTTTCTCTTGTTCGATTGGGGACTTCGATACCAATCGTTGCCTGTCCGGCCAGGCGATCAATCCGGATCGATTCCGCTTTTAGAGCGAGGCAAAGATCGTTTGTCATGCTCACAATTTTGCTGTACTTGATTCCAGCTTCTGGCTTGAACTCAAACGTAGTGACGATGGGACCGGGATGGATTTCTGTTACCGAACCCGCGATTGCAAATTCGGCAAGTTTGCTTGTGATTACCTTGGATCTTTCCATCAACTCCTTTTTGTCAACATTCACCTCACCTGTGGGGGCTTCGAGCAGCGTGAGAGGAGGCAGGATGAAGTTCTCGCTCATGTCGCGAAAATCGAGTTGTATCGGCTCCTCTTCCGTTTTGGAAGGAACCGCATGAGTCATGACCGGTTCTTTCTTTTTAGTATCGATCTTTTCTTTCTTTGCCTTGGGTGGCGGAGCAACGGGAGTCTGTTGCTCAATCCGTTCAATGTGTTTCTGAATTACTTTTCGGCGCTCTCTCGTTCTAATTTCCGTATCAATCTTTTTCCGGATCCCAGTTCGAAATCCACGCACGAACTCGGCCAATCGCTGGCTTACGAGAAAGACCATTTTGCCCAGCGAAAGATGCACAACCAGAAGCAATGCCAGTAATCCCGTAGTGGCCAGAACGAGCAAGGCGCCGGCATATCCAACGTTGGCTTGGAGCAAGGAATTTAAGGACTCCCCGATCCATCCGCCTGCCTCCATAGGAAAGGCAGTAAGGGCGCCGTTCGGCAACCGGGCATACGTTTGCCACTGATAAACAAACACGTCCAAAAAGCCGCACAGAGTAGGAATCAACAGAACTGTTCCGATAAACTTCGTATAGACCGCATCGACCTGGCGCTGCATAAAATCGCCGAACGCGGCAATCAGCAGAAAAACGGGGAGCGCAAAGGCTACCAGCCCGAAGAAAAGGAAGAGAATATCGGAGCTGTAAGCACCCACCGGTCCGGCGTAGTTTTCAACCTTGATTCGATCGGAGCTGACGTTGAAAGAAGGATCCAGGCGGTCATAACCAAAGAGCGCGAGAATGAGAAATACCGCAAGGGCTAAAAAGACCACACCACGGATCTCTCGCTTGATCTCGTTGCGAAGCATAAGTTGTGATTACACCCGGTTGTTGCCAAGATTACACCAGAATGAGTCATATTACAAGCGTAGTAAGCCTTAACGAGTGGTTCGGGCGAGGACTGTCCAAAAAGTCAAGAATTGCGGCGAGTTAGTGGGAGCGCGGGCATCTTGCCCGCAGGAAACTCCTCTCTGTTACTAGTTTTTGTGGACCGGAAGTCCGCGCTCCAACTGACTTTTTGGACAGTCTCCCGAACCACAAAAGCCGCTTCTTGAACTGTTGAGCGACAGAAATATTTATGAGAAACTGATTTGCGATTGGATCAACATAAATTCTTCCGGCTTATCTCTCTTCTGTTTTTTGTTTCCGGAACAGTTGCACTTGGTTACCAGGTTACCTGGAGCAAGTTCCTGCTTGATTTTATCGGTGCAAGTTCCTACTCCTACGCGACAGTGCTTTCCACCTTCATGGCCGGCCTTGCGCTGGGCAGCTGGTTCATCGGCAAATACGCTGACAGGCTGGAAAACCCGTTGAAGATATACGCCTATTTGGAGCTTGCCGTCGGCTTGTATGCGCTCGCCTACGTGCAGTTAACAGATGTTGCGGCGGGTATCTATGGCAATTACGCAACAATGACTCCCGGACATTCTTCGGGAGCAACCAGAACGTTTTTGAAAATAATTCTTTCCAGCGTTCTATTGATTTTGCCGTGCGCTTTGATGGGTGGTACTTATCCACTCCTCCTTCGCGCTGTCAGTTTTAATTTGAAGCTTGTTGGCAGACGCGCTTCTCAATTGTATTCGGCGAATGCTGCAGGGGCTGTGGGTGGAATATTGTTCATCACATTCATCGTTCTTCCGTCTGTGGGTCTGAATGCGAGCGTCAAACTACTTGCCATCGGTAATGCGTTCATAGCCCTCGTTGCACTTTTTCTTTCCAAATACGCTGAGAGTCCGAAGATTCCGGAAGAGGCTGTCTCTGAGCCTGTGATGAAACTATCGCCCCAGCAGATCCGAATGTGCTTACTTTTGATCCTCGTTGAGGGTGTATTGGCTTTTCTCTATGAAATCGCATGGACGCGATTTTTCGGCGTTGTTCTAGGATCCAGCACTTATTCGTTCGCTATCATGCTTGCGGCATTCATAACAGGAATATCGCTCGGTAGCGCTTTACTGTCGCGGTATGAAGCAAGGATTAAGAATGTATTTTTCTTTTTTGGCTCCACTCAGCTCGCAACAGCCGGAACTGTTGCAGCGCTGCTTCCATTTTATCCATTCGTCGTTTGGGTCTTTGAACAATGGGGAAGCCTCTTTTCAACGCAACCTCTCGCTTTTTACCCCTATGAAGCTGGAAAACTGCTGATTTGCTATGTGGTGATGCTCGTTCCCACTATTTTTATCGGCATGGCATTGCCGCTTCTCGTGAAGCTTGTTAACGATCAACTGAGCACGGTCGGCTATAGATCGGGACTTGTTTACAGCGCAAACACAATCGGCAACGTGATTGGGGCTTTGTTGGGTGGCCTGCTGCTTCTTCCGATGTTTGGTATGCAGCGTCTCCTTGCCGGCACAACGGTTGCAACGGCGATTCTGGGAATTTACGCTTTACATCTTGCAAAAGAAAAAGAAAGCAAAACCAGTTTCATTCGTTTAGCATCGAGTCTGGTTGTTGCTCTTGCAGTGTTCTTCTTGCTTTCCGGTTCCTGGAAGCGTGAGTGGTTCACGCAAATCCCGTTCCGACGGGACGATCAAGCTCATAATCTCGCCGAGAAGCGGAGAATGATTGATCAATACGAGGTATTGTATTTTGAGGATGATCCTGCCGGCCACCTGCTTGTTGCTCGTACGAAGTATCTCAAGCCGGAGGCCCGTACGCTGTATATCAACGGAAAAGCCGACGCCTCCTCATCGGCCGATCTCCCAACTCAAATTCTTAGCGCGCACATTCCTCTGCTTCTGCATCCTGCCCCCGAAGATGTCCTTGTGATCGGCCTTGCCAGCGGTGTCACCGCCGGTTCGGCTCTTACGCACGAACAAGTCAAATCAGTGAATGCTGTTGACCTGATACAATCCATGCCGGAAGCAACGCGGTTTTACACAAAGTGGAACAACAATGTCCTTACAAATTCGAAATTTCACTTCATCGCTGATGATGCGCGCAGCTACGTTCGTTATGCCGGCAAACGCTACGATGTCATCATTTCAGAGCCAAGCAATCCGTGGACTGCAGGTACCGGATCCCTCTTTTCAGTCGAGTATTATTCCGATATCCGCAAGATTCTCAAACCATCCGGTTTATTTTTGCAGTGGATACAAATTTACGAAATCAGTGATCCAACATTTGTTGCGGTGCTGCGAACACTTCACACTAATTTTCCATTTATCTATGGATTTCAGGGCGCAGCGCGCGATCTTCTTTTACTGGGAACATCGCAGCCGCTGAAAGTTGATTCAGATCAACTGCAGATGCGAATGGATTCACCGCGGATTCGTCAGGATCTTACCCGCGTTCATTTGTCTGATCCTTCTGAATTTCTTTTTCTGCAGAAGTTTTCCCCTGCCACAATTCACGTCTTGAGCTCGTTTACTGAGCAAGAAAATAATGCCGAAAATCGTTTTCTGGAATATCAGGCGCCACACGATTATTTTGAGCAGCAATCTCCAACT is from bacterium and encodes:
- a CDS encoding DNA translocase FtsK 4TM domain-containing protein, yielding MLRNEIKREIRGVVFLALAVFLILALFGYDRLDPSFNVSSDRIKVENYAGPVGAYSSDILFLFFGLVAFALPVFLLIAAFGDFMQRQVDAVYTKFIGTVLLIPTLCGFLDVFVYQWQTYARLPNGALTAFPMEAGGWIGESLNSLLQANVGYAGALLVLATTGLLALLLVVHLSLGKMVFLVSQRLAEFVRGFRTGIRKKIDTEIRTRERRKVIQKHIERIEQQTPVAPPPKAKKEKIDTKKKEPVMTHAVPSKTEEEPIQLDFRDMSENFILPPLTLLEAPTGEVNVDKKELMERSKVITSKLAEFAIAGSVTEIHPGPIVTTFEFKPEAGIKYSKIVSMTNDLCLALKAESIRIDRLAGQATIGIEVPNRTRETIFLREIIGSQVFQQTTSPLTLGLGKMIHGEVYVSDLMKMPHLLIAGSTNAGKSVAINAMLCSILYKATPDEVKMILIDPKRLELSLYEDIPHLLVPVVVEPKLASNALKWAVLEMEERYRLLASFNVRNIAQFNQIFLDENLQANLTDEQRKQLKPLHYIVVVVDELADLMITCGAEVEESIQRLAQMARAVGIHLIVATQRPSVDVITGVIKANFPCRIAFRLPSGHDSKTILDTKGAEQLLGMGDMLFIAPMSSRLMRIHGAFVTEREIQRLTKFWFRQSKPHYNDEILREPEAKVEIDDFHDELYSEAIRVVITSGQASVSNLQRRLRLGYGRAARMIDRMQAEGIVGPADGSRPREILVKSDYLERMQV
- a CDS encoding LON peptidase substrate-binding domain-containing protein — encoded protein: MQPDVVAVFPLPNVVFFPQTNLPLHIFEPRYCEMVKETIENQQMIGMFLLQPGWQDDYYGNPPIFSIGCAGELSYVENLPEGKYNIVLRGITRIRALETVQEIPYRKVRVHILPDKVEAGEAEVKTVKKSLLRNFGTFAKHMQNLDASLIQDSDLIEMVNLIASVLPLDIEEKRRLLELDDAYLRAMAVDEHLSGAVAVLRLTANFSHLRPTDPNIN
- a CDS encoding zf-HC2 domain-containing protein — protein: MLSRIYSKQIGSCEWIQDRFSGYVDGIIGESERLQVHEHLKYCDLCSDELDQFCKTLSLLADFREECMPAAIQNYRLPRSTFVEIFPSIRKERPPLTLDMLFPYVCAFILLFVVLSTWDMREKYDFHQRYNASNYVEVVAKI
- a CDS encoding glutaredoxin family protein, which encodes MSPKSSLRLRIYSKPDCHLCEEAKHVLDKVAAEFHATVEVIDIEQDKEAYEKYSDEIPVIFVDDVKLFKYRVDEKKLRKVLSKVARTSRLR
- a CDS encoding M28 family peptidase; the encoded protein is MNADGTGVQQVTRNGAANFCPYFHPDGKRIIFASNVNDPGKRNFDLYLIDIDGKNLKQVTFHPAFDAFPMFTQDGKRLVFASNRDAKKPGETNVFVADWTESVPPIDESKIRKDVEFLASDEMKGRLTGTPEARKSAEYIAAEFQNAELQTPSGIDSFYQQFEFTSGIKLGTTNTLEMKTVKNKKSYVLSSHFLPVGFSDDGELAGAPVIFGGYGIRAPDLKYDDYERIDVKGKIVLCYRFGPEGGDPKSAYSQFYPLRYKAMIARDLGAVALLAVAESEKDDELLKLRRDATFGTSGIPVLSIKRSLFLEWIEAAGVKVPEKTDPHSLTSFDLPGVQISLTTTLLREKSKSDNVLGWLPAKTPTKETLIIGAHYDHLGTGTEGSLSPKWDVVHNGADDNASGVAGLLELARFFGKRKEQLQRNMLFIAFGGEELGVLGSSYFTKNPVIPIQDVIAMLNMDMIGRLRDEKLVVGGTGTSPVWKEMLQASNQERLKITFNEDGYGPSDHSVFYARNIPVLFFFTGAHAQYHKPEDDAALIEYKGMVAVLNYVSRIAEKIVAMPSKPEFVKVKSREQAVGTGGFRVYLGTIPDYSEDVKGVKLTGVRDGSPAEKAGILGGDIIVEFGGKKIENVYDYTYALQQQKPGDIVTVVVLRNDQKKSLRVTLQKRASAE
- a CDS encoding glycosyltransferase family 2 protein; translated protein: MIWVWFSFAMVLILEGLFSFVQTIRFRHFFLREVFNPTEQNATRWPKVALLAPCRGMDVGLRENIHSWFALDYPDFKVFFIVDSDLDPVVPLLQEFGSGEILIAGKANESGQKVHNLQYAIQQLPAEYEVFAFIDSDCSVKIDWLRTLVLRLLLHPDHAATGYRWFTNSGNFGSTLRAAWNSSVLTLYKENSARNFAWGGATAILRETFQSARVFDFWKGSLSDDYSLTRAMQTSNRRVEFVPGALAFTHDSIRLPEFLRWSFRQLLITRIYYPRLWGAAFLFHSVWIAWIVTGFFFPGYFWPTFFALQLIQSLKADLRCRCVGAVQKLALHQRIYFWVIGPVVGLCNFGLLLSTIFTRTIRWRNVEYVLLGQNRLIIRHR
- a CDS encoding sigma-70 family RNA polymerase sigma factor → MSPFSKAASLPIAAFEVDEETAAARSQAVFVSELQAGDEKAFEVLVAEFERPIVRFLYRYLGNLEEAKEVCQDVFIKVFRGLPRFQNHCSLKTWIYRITLNTVLNEKRRWYQRLKDRFMGLEGISQTKFDSLPDPEMSLTMSERCRRVNLALRKLRPDHRAILVLRDLEGLSYQEITAALDLNIGTVKSRLARARQEMKDAVKDLF
- a CDS encoding fused MFS/spermidine synthase, producing the protein MDQHKFFRLISLLFFVSGTVALGYQVTWSKFLLDFIGASSYSYATVLSTFMAGLALGSWFIGKYADRLENPLKIYAYLELAVGLYALAYVQLTDVAAGIYGNYATMTPGHSSGATRTFLKIILSSVLLILPCALMGGTYPLLLRAVSFNLKLVGRRASQLYSANAAGAVGGILFITFIVLPSVGLNASVKLLAIGNAFIALVALFLSKYAESPKIPEEAVSEPVMKLSPQQIRMCLLLILVEGVLAFLYEIAWTRFFGVVLGSSTYSFAIMLAAFITGISLGSALLSRYEARIKNVFFFFGSTQLATAGTVAALLPFYPFVVWVFEQWGSLFSTQPLAFYPYEAGKLLICYVVMLVPTIFIGMALPLLVKLVNDQLSTVGYRSGLVYSANTIGNVIGALLGGLLLLPMFGMQRLLAGTTVATAILGIYALHLAKEKESKTSFIRLASSLVVALAVFFLLSGSWKREWFTQIPFRRDDQAHNLAEKRRMIDQYEVLYFEDDPAGHLLVARTKYLKPEARTLYINGKADASSSADLPTQILSAHIPLLLHPAPEDVLVIGLASGVTAGSALTHEQVKSVNAVDLIQSMPEATRFYTKWNNNVLTNSKFHFIADDARSYVRYAGKRYDVIISEPSNPWTAGTGSLFSVEYYSDIRKILKPSGLFLQWIQIYEISDPTFVAVLRTLHTNFPFIYGFQGAARDLLLLGTSQPLKVDSDQLQMRMDSPRIRQDLTRVHLSDPSEFLFLQKFSPATIHVLSSFTEQENNAENRFLEYQAPHDYFEQQSPTLTELYDERLTNPKDLLRSQLNYANQEVRPQIASAFVETGMTRPLESRVLSDKLLNLALPPAIIPSFLWIDDAQTESIVQSLDRLVTEKQEEAFEKRISQFSSAILLSCVRSKEHSELWIEKTRVWAHAQPMWSRARTFFIEVLKASGQNRVAASELWKCVTETNLLKPEWAILKSLQLQEPGLTSGLMQYYRQKNPENLFVQIYYQDNYAR